A single region of the Bartonella harrusi genome encodes:
- the virB10 gene encoding type IV secretion system protein VirB10: MNDKLDEKDLNDRDTIKGARGKNQQNKIGKAAVLILLFGVCLYLAYSTLSTEKKQSVELPKKGIIKQTEIFRPAELKPVPLQQSEQKGTLLPKVELPTPTITQSRPDDKLLEAAQRAPVLAYANKQQGTAITNNGILANPLEKKPDETAQRFNNLLKPTTLEGIRASTLGNRNYIIAMGSSIPCILETAISSDQQGFTSCIVSRDILSDNGRVVLLDKGTQIVGEYRAGLKRGQNRLFVLWNRAKTPDGVIITLASPATDSLGRSGMDGDIDNHWLERIGSALLVSIVKDATSYVKNRLSKDTEKQESETASSGQNIAKILTENYTNIPPTLTKNQGEMVNVFVARDLDFSSVYKLKMIENKKQIINRTLSRNF; encoded by the coding sequence ATGAATGACAAACTGGATGAAAAAGACCTCAATGATCGTGATACAATAAAAGGCGCTCGCGGAAAAAACCAACAGAACAAGATCGGAAAAGCAGCTGTTCTTATTCTTCTTTTCGGTGTCTGTCTTTATTTAGCATATTCAACACTTTCTACAGAAAAAAAACAATCTGTTGAGCTTCCCAAAAAAGGGATTATTAAGCAAACAGAGATTTTCCGCCCTGCTGAGCTAAAACCGGTCCCCCTTCAACAAAGTGAACAAAAGGGTACTCTGTTACCCAAGGTTGAGCTCCCAACACCGACAATCACTCAATCAAGGCCTGATGATAAACTTTTAGAAGCAGCACAACGTGCTCCTGTATTGGCTTATGCGAATAAACAGCAAGGAACAGCAATAACAAACAATGGTATTTTAGCGAATCCACTTGAAAAAAAGCCTGATGAAACAGCACAACGCTTTAACAATCTTCTCAAGCCCACAACCCTTGAAGGTATTCGTGCTTCAACACTTGGCAACCGCAACTACATCATTGCCATGGGTTCTTCTATTCCCTGTATTTTAGAAACAGCCATTAGCAGTGATCAACAAGGGTTTACCAGCTGTATCGTCTCTAGGGATATTTTGTCAGACAATGGTCGCGTTGTCCTCCTTGATAAAGGCACACAAATTGTTGGCGAATATCGCGCTGGATTGAAAAGAGGGCAAAATCGCCTCTTTGTTCTCTGGAATAGAGCGAAAACCCCAGATGGGGTCATTATCACATTGGCTTCACCTGCTACGGATTCTTTGGGGCGTTCTGGTATGGATGGCGATATTGATAATCATTGGTTAGAACGCATTGGCTCTGCGCTTCTTGTCTCAATTGTCAAAGATGCAACAAGTTATGTAAAAAACCGTCTTTCAAAAGATACAGAAAAGCAAGAATCTGAAACAGCCTCTTCGGGACAAAATATTGCAAAGATTCTCACAGAAAATTACACTAATATTCCTCCCACATTGACCAAAAATCAAGGGGAAATGGTCAATGTTTTTGTGGCCCGCGATTTAGATTTTTCCAGTGTTTATAAATTAAAAATGATTGAAAACAAAAAACAAATTATCAACCGGACTCTTTCAAGAAACTTTTAG
- the virB11 gene encoding P-type DNA transfer ATPase VirB11, which translates to MIPTIQPLNDETVAIVLTKLEPIRAFLKDESLFEIVINRPYQIMTEGFEGWKTIEVPALSFNELMGIAKVVASYSKQNISDKNPILSATLPDNERIQIVIPPAVEKDTISITIRKPSSRNFSLEDLASKGLFSLCEQVSFTPLKDYQSRSHELKNTEHDLITAYCNRDFASFLNQAVQHQKNILISGKTGSGKTTLSKALIAKIPSNERIITIEDTQELVVPQQNHVSMIYSKDGQGLASIGPKELLESALRMRPDRILLQELRDGTAFYYIRNVNSGHPGSITTVHASTALSAFEQMTLLVKESEGGSDLERDDIRGLLISMIDIIIQCKRVKGNFKVTEIYYDPFKQRNIFGE; encoded by the coding sequence ATGATCCCTACTATACAACCATTAAATGATGAAACGGTCGCAATTGTTTTAACAAAACTTGAGCCAATCCGTGCTTTTTTGAAAGATGAAAGTCTTTTTGAAATTGTTATCAATCGCCCCTATCAAATCATGACGGAAGGGTTTGAAGGATGGAAAACCATAGAGGTACCAGCCCTTTCGTTTAATGAACTTATGGGGATTGCTAAAGTTGTCGCATCCTACTCTAAGCAAAATATATCGGATAAAAATCCAATCTTATCAGCAACGCTACCCGATAATGAACGTATTCAAATTGTCATCCCTCCAGCGGTCGAAAAAGACACCATCAGTATCACAATTCGCAAACCATCATCACGCAATTTTTCCCTAGAAGACCTTGCTAGTAAAGGTCTCTTTTCCTTGTGTGAACAGGTATCATTCACACCTTTAAAGGATTATCAATCGCGTTCTCATGAACTTAAAAACACGGAACATGATTTGATAACGGCTTATTGCAACAGGGACTTTGCTTCCTTTTTAAATCAAGCTGTACAACATCAAAAAAACATTCTGATTTCCGGAAAAACCGGTTCGGGAAAAACAACACTTTCAAAAGCACTGATTGCCAAAATTCCCAGTAATGAACGTATTATCACCATTGAAGATACACAAGAACTGGTTGTCCCACAACAAAACCATGTTTCTATGATTTATTCAAAAGATGGGCAGGGTTTAGCCTCTATTGGTCCCAAAGAATTGCTTGAATCTGCTTTACGCATGCGTCCTGACCGCATTCTTTTACAAGAACTTCGCGATGGCACGGCCTTTTATTATATCCGCAATGTCAATTCAGGGCACCCAGGTTCCATTACCACGGTTCATGCCTCAACGGCCCTGTCTGCCTTTGAACAAATGACCCTTTTGGTCAAAGAAAGTGAAGGTGGAAGTGATTTAGAGCGTGATGATATTCGAGGACTCTTGATCTCAATGATTGATATTATCATTCAATGTAAACGGGTTAAAGGGAATTTTAAAGTCACGGAAATCTATTATGACCCGTTCAAACAACGCAACATCTTTGGGGAGTAA
- a CDS encoding antitoxin VbhA family protein, with protein MATNKTEDLLSHRAEELEKRRQAVDATINSHEIEGITLHPKTLEILEQYARGDLSLKEFNTLMDNAIL; from the coding sequence ATGGCAACAAACAAAACAGAAGATCTTTTATCTCATAGGGCGGAAGAATTAGAAAAACGCCGTCAAGCAGTTGATGCAACGATTAACAGCCATGAAATTGAGGGAATAACACTCCATCCTAAAACACTGGAAATTTTAGAACAATACGCAAGGGGAGATCTTTCCCTCAAAGAATTTAACACTCTTATGGACAACGCTATACTATAA